A section of the Engystomops pustulosus chromosome 3, aEngPut4.maternal, whole genome shotgun sequence genome encodes:
- the CCDC185 gene encoding coiled-coil domain-containing protein 185 — MEDGRRSPSLHLDLSNFEDGGDSRYVLTSPRSLEACARLGVRPVDLLYKSYGEIREENPEASSQEVSEMYEAHEVERLRRVRLCRELRKKLLDGGGDPGGPSPGGPSPGGPSPGVHKNHVTFSFASQKPRNHQDPTTSPNRWDYLDISISPDRATSPNRWGPSTKGHRAEGQMQRSQSYGNLPHPEAQIYHLTRRVEKEIKVSVPERDKKIAALMLLKHQEEEMSKQKKLQAQQAWEDLRSKEKVIREALSKHNWTDRQKNRRQSPRSSKLEWQLDAVRYLTAQNNKEWKTLTPDQRILLQEGMEKVQKDLQSKQQFQEMMSKEKDTREMGGRLLEERMLQAIKAKMIKDLQNKKNIQIKNEYEKLRHSRLKEEVDNQVKAEERSRRMTMQQKELRFQQTYEQIQEERLKETQEKASREEEMIVMAKIRAEQQEKEQIRHKKMLVQVTNQKLLQASDSLGKSLQSKAERMRELNIVKEKAHQLLKQKLEEEEEGYRKHIAHLIRMKDRKSDKVLKEKEATIEEGKKIARASFHIRDRIREQTKSRTFDQMALEAQLSASFMKTIP; from the coding sequence ATGGAGGACGGCAGGCGGTCTCCCTCCTTGCATCTTGACCTGAGCAATTTCGAGGACGGTGGTGACAGCCGGTATGTACTCACCAGCCCCCGCTCTCTGGAAGCCTGTGCACGGCTTGGGGTGCGGCCTGTGGATTTGTTATATAAGTCCTATGGAGAGATCAGAGAGGAGAATCCTGAAGCCTCCAGCCAGGAGGTCAGTGAAATGTATGAGGCCCATGAGGTGGAGAGGCTGAGGAGGGTGAGGCTGTGCAGGGAGCTGAGGAAGAAACTCCTGGATGGTGGTGGTGATCCTGGTGGTCCTAGCCCTGGTGGTCCGAGCCCTGGTGGTCCGAGCCCTGGTGTCCACAAGAACCACGTTACCTTCTCCTTTGCCTCTCAGAAGCCCCGGAACCACCAAGATCCCACAACTTCCCCGAATCGCTGGGACTATTTGGACATCTCAATATCCCCAGACCGCGCTACCTCTCCAAATCGCTGGGGCCCCTCAACCAAGGGCCACAGAGCTGAAGGACAGATGCAAAGAAGCCAAAGCTATGGAAACTTGCCTCACCCAGAAGCTCAGATCTACCATCTTACCCGTAGAGTGGAAAAAGAAATCAAGGTGTCCGTACCCGAAAGAGATAAGAAGATTGCGGCCCTGATGTTACTCAAACACCAAGAAGAGGAGATGTCCAAGCAGAAGAAACTACAAGCCCAACAAGCTTGGGAGGACCTCCGCAGTAAGGAGAAGGTTATCCGAGAAGCACTGAGCAAGCACAACTGGACTGACCGGCAGAAGAACCGAAGACAAAGTCCAAGAAGCTCTAAACTTGAGTGGCAACTTGATGCTGTCCGATACCTGACTGCTCAGAATAACAAGGAGTGGAAGACGTTGACTCCTGACCAAAGAATTCTTCTTCAAGAAGGCATGGAGAAAGTCCAAAAGGATCTACAATCAAAGCAGCAATTCCAAGAGATGATGTCCAAAGAGAAAGACACCAGAGAAATGGGTGGTCGTCTTCTGGAGGAGCGGATGCTGCAGGCCATCAAAGCCAAGATGATCAAAGACCTGCAGAACAAGAAGAACATCCAAATCAAGAATGAATATGAGAAGCTAAGACATTCCAGACTCAAGGAAGAGGTGGACAACCAGGTCAAAGCTGAGGAACGCTCCAGGAGGATGACCAtgcagcagaaggagctgaggttCCAGCAGACGTATGAGCAGATCCAAGAGGAACGTCTTAAGGAAACACAAGAGAAAGCATCTAGGGAAGAAGAGATGATCGTCATGGCCAAAATCCGAGCCGAGCAGCAGGAGAAAGAGCAAATAAGACACAAGAAAATGCTGGTCCAAGTCACCAACCAAAAACTTCTCCAGGCCAGTGACTCTCTGGGAAAAAGTCTGCAGAGCAAAGCCGAGCGGATGCGAGAACTGAACATCGTCAAGGAGAAAGCCCACCAACTCTTAAAGCAAAAactggaggaagaagaagaaggctaCCGGAAACACATTGCACACCTCATCAGGATGAAAGATCGGAAAAGTGACAAGGTCCTCAAGGAGAAGGAAGCCACCATAGAAGAGGGGAAGAAGATCGCCAGAGCTTCCTTCCACATTCGGGATAGGATCAGAGAGCAGACCAAGAGCAGGACATTCGACCAGATGGCCCTCGAGGCACAACTAAGCGCAAGCTTCATGAAGACCATCCCTTGA